CGAATAAAATAAAGTTAGTGCTAAAGTATTAAAACATGTAATTTTCACGTTTCGCAGCTTTTATCTTTTTGGCTCTGTTAAAGTTGATTGTTGATTATTCATAAGAGGCTTATTGCGCAATAGGGCCGGATTGTTGAAGACTCAGTTTCGAGATAAAGGGGGGGCCGTTACGAGATGAGGAGGTGGCTGGTGGGGAAATAACTCGCTTTCCTATGGGGGAACGGTGAGCTTCCTCGCTCGTTTCACTCCCTGCGGGATCTCACCTAGTTCCTTCTCCCATGGGAGTCTCGCCATTTCCCCACCAACCCAGCCAGGGGAGAATAACGAACCCTTCCAGAAAAGAGAATGCTCTCCTTCTAAATAGGTCCTAAATGCTTCTATGACAAGATTTTTCACATCGTTCTAGCATGAAAATAAACGCTTTATCCTATGCTTTTTTTCTCACCAAGCAAACGGTGTGTTAAGTGGTTTCGAGTTGCTGTTTCGGCAAGGTCCGGAGGGGGACGATGCAGACTCCTGCGGGATGAACATGATCGGTGAGACCCCGCAGAGCTTGCTCGAGGAGGCTAAACACATGCCCGCGGAAAGCGAAATCGTCCCCCGAAGGACCTTTCGCTCAACAAATATCTCGAAATCAAGTCTTCCAGAAACGGGAGCTTTACTTTTAAATCAACACGGAAGTTTAACAGAGCTATCTTTTTAAGGAAGCTGGTTGAGCTGTATTTCCAGAGGCGAAAGATGGGGTTCTGCAAAATGTAAAGGTTTGTATGTGGAATAACATTTTTTAAAGATCACTTTCTTTAGTACTTACGGAACGCAAACCTGAATTTGTATAACTAATCATATTCGGATTCATTATTATTTGGGTTGTTGGCGTCAATCGTTTAATAAGTCCAATCATGTTTATTTTTTGTGCATAACTTGATGTATTAGGAATGGGGGGTGATGATTTGAAAGTAACTAAATACTGCGGTTTTTGTCCTATTTATCACTCGACATCAAAAAAATGTAAATGTCCTCCTGGCCCAACAGGTCCGATAGGTCCAATGGGCCCAGAGGGAGATACAGGAGCGACGGGTCCAACTGGTCCAGCCGGAGGAGTGGGCTTCTTTGGTTTTGATCAAATACAAGAGGCTGCGGTTTTACCAGTTGATGTTGAAACTACGGTTCTTACAGTAGCTGTGACTTCTGATGCGGGCCAATCCGTTAAAATAGATTCGGTAGCAGAAGTTGATATTATAGTAGGTTTGTCAACTACTTTCCAGTACAATATAGAGTATTCTTTGTATAGGGATGGAGCACTTTTAGCAACTATCACAGAAAATAACGAAGGAGATAAACCTGGTGGAATTGTACGCCTATTTAGTGATATTCCAAGTTTAACTTGGGTTGATCTACCAGGAGCTGGTATGCACACTTATGAGATTCGGTTAACTGTAACAGGAACTAACATATTAACAGCCACTGTAAATACAAGGTCGTTAAATGTATTTGCACTGGATTAGGGAGTAAAGCAACACAGCTTAGGCTGAGTTGCTTTTTTATAATTAATTTTAAAGTCCTAACTCAATCTCCACGAATGTATAAGCAACTATCAGTGAGAATCATACAATACTATGGTACTCGTTAAAAAGTACCTAAGTAATGAGTATAAGAATTTGTATTAAAAGGTTTAAAAAATCAAGAAAAAGGAGGTGAATCTATGACGTTTGATAATAAGATAATAAACGGAGGTTTTGAAACAGGGGCTTTACCACCTTGGATGGGTTTAAATGCTACGGTGACTTCACAATCAAGTCACTCTGGTAGTTTTAGTGCTTTATTGTCTACAAACTTAGTAGCTTTTATATCACAGACGGTTAGTGTGAACCCAGGTTTGAACTTTGAATTATTAGTATCATTATCCAAGTTAAATAATAATCCTAATCCACAAATACTACTTATAGTTGACTACTATGATGCGAATTTCAATTTCCTTAGCAGGGGTTTAGAAACAGATATAAAAGCAAATAGACTTCCCCCTTCAGGGAATTGGTTAGAAGTATATCAAACTACAACCTTAGCTCCTCCGGGATCGGTATTTGCTGTTGTTCTTATTCAGAAGTTAACTTTGCCTAATAGTACTCCGGTGCTAGTAGATGATGTAGCTTTATTATCTATAGAAGGAACAAGCGGACCGACGGGACCCACAGGCCCAACCGGAGCCACTGGTGCAACAGGGCCAACAGGCGCAATCGGAGCGACCGGAGCCACCGGAGCAACTGGTGTAACCGGAGCAACCGGAGCAACCGGAGCCACGGGAGCGACTGGAGCGACCGGAGTAACTGGAGCAACGGGAGCCACTGGAGCAACTGGAGCGACCGGAGCAACAGGACCAACTGGAGCCACTGGAGCGACAGGACCCACTGGAGCGACTGGAGCGACTGGAGCAACAGGAGCAACGGGAGCAACTGGACCAACAGGACCAACCGGAGTGACTGGAGCCACTGGTGCAACAGGACCTACCGGAGCAACGGGAGCCACTGGAGCCACTGGAGCGACCGGAGCAACGGGGCCGACTGGAGCGACCGGAGTAACCGGAGCAACAGGAGCCACCGGAGTAACAGGGGCAACGGGAGCAACTGGAGCCACTGGAGCGACCGGAGCAACGGGGCCGACTGGAGCGACCGGAGTAACCGGAGCGACCGGAGCAACGGGGCCGACTGGAGCGACCGGAGTAACCGGAGCAACAGGAGCCACCGGAGTAACAGGGGCAACGGGAGCCACTGGAGCGACTGGAGTAACTGGAGTAACCGGAGCAACAGGAGCCACCGGAGCCACCGGACCAACCGGAGTGACTGGAGCAACAGGAGCAACAGGAGCAACAGGAGCGACCGGAGCAACGGGAGCAACAGGACCAACAGGAGCGACTGGAGCAACTGGAGTGACCGGAGCAACTGGAGCAACTGGAGCAACAGGAGCGACTGGAGCAACGGGAGCAACAGGAGCGACTGGAGCAACGGGAGCAACAGGAGTGACTGGAGCAGCGGGAGCCACTGGTGCAACAGGACCAACAGGAGCGACAGGAGCAACAGGACCAACAGGAGCAACTGGAGCAACAGGACCAACAGGAGCGACCGGAGTGACTGGAGCAACTGGAGCAACTGGAGCAACTGGAGTGACTGGAGCAACTGGAGCAACAGGAGCAACAGGAGCAACAGGACCAACCGGAGTGACCGGAGCGACCGGAGCCACGGGAGCGACTGGAGCAACTGGAGCAACTGGAGCGACAGGACCAACAGGAGCGACTGGAGCAACTGGAGTGACCGGAGCAACTGGAGCCACGGGAGCAACAGGAGCAACTGGAGCCACGGGAGCAACAGGAGCAACTGGAGCCACGGGAGCCACTGGAGCGACGGGACCTACCGGACCTACCGGAGCCACGGGAGCAACAGGAGTGACTGGAGCCACGGGAGCAACAGGAGTGACTGGAGCCACGGGAGCAACAGGAGTGACTGGAGCAACGGGAGCCACTGGAGCAACCGGAGCAACAGGAGCGACCGGAGCAACGGGGCCAACCGGAGCAATCGGGGCGACCGGA
The Halobacillus halophilus DSM 2266 DNA segment above includes these coding regions:
- a CDS encoding NTTRR-F1 domain; this translates as MTFDNKIINGGFETGALPPWMGLNATVTSQSSHSGSFSALLSTNLVAFISQTVSVNPGLNFELLVSLSKLNNNPNPQILLIVDYYDANFNFLSRGLETDIKANRLPPSGNWLEVYQTTTLAPPGSVFAVVLIQKLTLPNSTPVLVDDVALLSIEGTSGPTGPTGPTGATGATGPTGAIGATGATGATGVTGATGATGATGATGATGVTGATGATGATGATGATGPTGATGATGPTGATGATGATGATGATGPTGPTGVTGATGATGPTGATGATGATGATGATGPTGATGVTGATGATGVTGATGATGATGATGATGPTGATGVTGATGATGPTGATGVTGATGATGVTGATGATGATGVTGVTGATGATGATGPTGVTGATGATGATGATGATGATGPTGATGATGVTGATGATGATGATGATGATGATGATGATGVTGAAGATGATGPTGATGATGPTGATGATGPTGATGVTGATGATGATGVTGATGATGATGATGPTGVTGATGATGATGATGATGATGPTGATGATGVTGATGATGATGATGATGATGATGATGATGATGPTGPTGATGATGVTGATGATGVTGATGATGVTGATGATGATGATGATGATGPTGAIGATGATGPTGPTGATGPVSEGVIIENVGPDVSSQFNELNTAERTPIVELTSVYGLSDLRDLVETAGSGSVTNTTVEYQVSVTGGATDSATLDSVERGRYMPGYAAQAGIGVRIPTAASDNQVFRWGLFDDQNGAFYGQSVADGVFIGIRRAGTDQIIPQSSWNIDPLDGTGPSGLTLDLALGNIFQITFTWYGYGVVEFNVVVQDPITLAQEVVTVNRFRPTNETSFTDPNLPLRAQIENTGASEARDIFVGGRQYSILGEFNPAFRITSDRRSVTVGTAGVPVLSFQRKPIFPAGSARPNSVSVVLEGLDIVTSADIYFQVKVGGTLNTAFTNFPTANTDIPNSETSLLINNTATTLTGGQVVYQGVGAGAQGSSRNLATATLLSFELPDEQPVSLVIGTFSGTTPVIAVFRVTEEW